The Spiroplasma apis B31 genomic sequence ATCGGCAATTGTGTCAAAAAATTTCCCAAAGTTTGTTACTTGTTTATATTTTCTTGCTATATATCCATCAAGTGCATCAGTAAGACTAGCGATTATGAATAACACTCCTGCTATCAAATATGCATAAGGTAACTTATAATTTCCTAATTGTATATAATTACTAAAAACATTGTAGAATGGTGTTGTGTTTTCAAATGAAGTAAGTAACATCAATGTTATTATTATCGGTATCAAACAAATCCTGATCATTGTAATTCTATTTGCTCAATTCATTTTTAATTCCTCGTTTCATTGTTTACTTTAATATTATAATATATAAAAGTAACCATAGTCTTTTTATTATGGGTTTTGAAAGTTGTGACCAGAAATGACAAATATATTATCAGAGAAAATCTATTTAGCACTAGATGAGAGTGGTAAGCTTAATAAAAACGATGTCGGAAACTATTTTGTTGTAGGTGGGTTCATTTATACAGATAAAGAGTTTGTGAAATCAAAGATTAAGAAAGCAGAAAGTGAGATACGGCAAAAATATAATATACCTAAGGAGTTCGAAATTAAAGGCAATAAACTTGAAGAAATGGCAACCATAGAATTAATCAATAAAGTGTTTAATGAAGTGGGTGACGCAATAAAGCCAATATTCTCAGTTGTGTCGAGAAACGAATTAAATGAGCATTTTACAGTTAGTGAAATGTTGGCATACGATTTTTTTGTAAACAACATTATTCACTTTTTCTCAAAGTATTATAATTTTGAAAGTTACTGTC encodes the following:
- a CDS encoding DUF3800 domain-containing protein encodes the protein MTNILSEKIYLALDESGKLNKNDVGNYFVVGGFIYTDKEFVKSKIKKAESEIRQKYNIPKEFEIKGNKLEEMATIELINKVFNEVGDAIKPIFSVVSRNELNEHFTVSEMLAYDFFVNNIIHFFSKYYNFESYCRDIFILMDERNLKKTDLNQLENLLKTNFIEKPFNITTYYLSSKLTDVVRFADILDHVVYTYYNNPDSPKNELYQKNINKDILNKLSLGTIYYPFKKSYFKSLNQMKAKSKK